The following proteins come from a genomic window of Microtus ochrogaster isolate Prairie Vole_2 unplaced genomic scaffold, MicOch1.0 UNK1, whole genome shotgun sequence:
- the Pianp gene encoding PILR alpha-associated neural protein isoform X2, which yields MWPAPLLSQLLPLWPLLLLPLSPPVQGSSPRSPPAPARPPCVRGGPSAPRHVCVWERAPPPSRSPRVPRSRRQVLPGTAPPATPSGFEEGPPSSQYPWAIVWGPTVSREDGGDPNSVNPGFLPLDYGFAAPHGLATPHPNSDSMRDDGDGLILGETPATLRPFLFGGRGEGVDPQLYVTITISIIIVLVATGIIFKFCWDRSQKRRRPSGQQGALRQEESQQPLTDLSPAGVTVLGAFGDSPTPTPDHEEPRGGPRPGMPQPKGAPAFQLNR from the exons ATGTG GCCTGCTCCGCTGCTGtcccagctcctccctctctggCCACTGCTGCTGCTACCCCTCTCACCGCCGGTTCAGGGCTCCTCCCCTCGGTCCCCACCAGCCCCAGCCCGCCCCCCCTGTGTCCGGGGTGGCCCCTCAGCCCCTCGCCATGTCTGTGTTTGGGAGCGGGCTCCTCCACCAAGCCGATCCCCACGGGTCCCAAGATCACGTCGGCAAGTTCTGCCAGGCACTGCACCTCCTGCCACCCCATCAGGCTTTGAGGAAGGGCCTCCCTCATCTCAGTACCCCTGGGCTATTGTGTGGGGTCCCACAGTCTccagggaggatggaggggaCCCCAACTCTGTCAATCCTGGATTTCTGCCCCTGGACTATGGTTTTGCAGCCCCACATGGGCTGGCTACCCCGCACCCCAACTCAGACTCAATGCGGGATGACGGAGATGGGCTCATCCTTGGGGAAACACCTGCTACCTTGAGGCCCTTCCTGTTTGGAGGGCGTGGAGAAG GTGTGGACCCCCAGCTTTATGTCACAATCACCATATCCATCATCATTGTTCTTGTGGCTACAGGCATCATCTTCAAGTTCTG CTGGGACCGCAGCCAGAAGCGGCGCAGGCCCTCAGGGCAGCAAGGtgccctgaggcaggaggagagccAGCAACCACTGACAGACTTATCCCCTGCTGGAGTCACTGTGCTGGGGGCCTTCGGGGACTCACCTACCCCCACCCCTGACCATGAGGAGCCCCGAGGGGGACCCCGGCCTGGGATGCCCCAACCCAAGGGGGCTCCAGCCTTCCAGTTGAACCGGTGA
- the Pianp gene encoding PILR alpha-associated neural protein isoform X1 has product MWPAPLLSQLLPLWPLLLLPLSPPVQGSSPRSPPAPARPPCVRGGPSAPRHVCVWERAPPPSRSPRVPRSRRQVLPGTAPPATPSGFEEGPPSSQYPWAIVWGPTVSREDGGDPNSVNPGFLPLDYGFAAPHGLATPHPNSDSMRDDGDGLILGETPATLRPFLFGGRGEGVDPQLYVTITISIIIVLVATGIIFKFCWDRSQKRRRPSGQQGALRQEESQQPLTDLSPAGVTVLGAFGDSPTPTPDHEEPRGGPRPGMPQPKGAPAFQLNRIPLVNL; this is encoded by the exons ATGTG GCCTGCTCCGCTGCTGtcccagctcctccctctctggCCACTGCTGCTGCTACCCCTCTCACCGCCGGTTCAGGGCTCCTCCCCTCGGTCCCCACCAGCCCCAGCCCGCCCCCCCTGTGTCCGGGGTGGCCCCTCAGCCCCTCGCCATGTCTGTGTTTGGGAGCGGGCTCCTCCACCAAGCCGATCCCCACGGGTCCCAAGATCACGTCGGCAAGTTCTGCCAGGCACTGCACCTCCTGCCACCCCATCAGGCTTTGAGGAAGGGCCTCCCTCATCTCAGTACCCCTGGGCTATTGTGTGGGGTCCCACAGTCTccagggaggatggaggggaCCCCAACTCTGTCAATCCTGGATTTCTGCCCCTGGACTATGGTTTTGCAGCCCCACATGGGCTGGCTACCCCGCACCCCAACTCAGACTCAATGCGGGATGACGGAGATGGGCTCATCCTTGGGGAAACACCTGCTACCTTGAGGCCCTTCCTGTTTGGAGGGCGTGGAGAAG GTGTGGACCCCCAGCTTTATGTCACAATCACCATATCCATCATCATTGTTCTTGTGGCTACAGGCATCATCTTCAAGTTCTG CTGGGACCGCAGCCAGAAGCGGCGCAGGCCCTCAGGGCAGCAAGGtgccctgaggcaggaggagagccAGCAACCACTGACAGACTTATCCCCTGCTGGAGTCACTGTGCTGGGGGCCTTCGGGGACTCACCTACCCCCACCCCTGACCATGAGGAGCCCCGAGGGGGACCCCGGCCTGGGATGCCCCAACCCAAGGGGGCTCCAGCCTTCCAGTTGAACCG gATTCCTCTGGTGAATCTGTGA